CCTGGGGCGCGCCGCAGAAGCTGCACTTGGATGCGTCCCCGCAGGGGTTGCAGAGGTGCCCCGGAGCATCCGCAACGGCGCCACAATTTTTACAGGTGTAGGCCATATGCTGTCCTCCTTTCCCGTGGCCGGCGACGCCAAGGCGCGCGCCACGATCTAGTGCCAATTAAAATTGCACCCCGTCAGCCCAAAGTCAACAGCGCGGCGAGGGAGAGCGCCGGACAGCGATGGATCGTAGAAACCCCCGCCCCTTTCGGCCGCGGGTCACAACAGATGGACCGGTAAAAGGTAAAAAATCGGACAGTTTCGTAAAAAAGCCAAGTTTAAGGCGCGCAAATCTCAGCGGCGTGAGGCGTACTACTTTACGCTGCAGCGACTTCGAGATGCAGCGCAACGCGGAAATTGGGTTTTTTTTACGGAACTGTCACAACAGGCCGCTGGCCAGCTCGGAAAGCTCCGAGCGCTCCCCCTTCTCCAGGGTGATGTGGGCATAGAGCGGCTGTCCCTTCATCTTTTCGATCAGATAGCTCAGCCCGTTGGTCTGGCTGTCCAGATAGGGATGGTCGATCTGAAAAATATCGCCGGTGAAAACAATCTTGGTGCCTTCACCGGCCCGGGTGATGATCGTTTTGACCTCGTGGGGGGTGAGGTTCTGGGCCTCATCGACGATGAAGAACGCTCTGACGATGCTGCGCCCCCGGATATAGGAAAGCGGCGTAATGACGATTTTCTCCTCGTCCAGGTATTCCCTGACGGCCCGGTGGCGCGGATTTTCAGGGGGAAACTGGTTCTGTATGACCGACAGGTTGTCAAACAGCGGCTGCAGGTAGGGATCCAGTTTGGAGTTGATGTCTCCGGGCAGGTAGCCGAGATCGCGGTTGCTGAGCGGAACGGTGGGCCGGGCGATCAGGATCTGGCGGTAGTGGCGCTTGTTCTCCAGGGCGGCGGCCAGGGCCAGCAGGGTCTTACCGGTGCCGGCCTTGCCCGACAGGGTCACCAGGGGAATGTTGCGGTTCAGAAGGGCGTTCATGGCGAAGAACTGCTCCACGTTGCGGCCCTTGATGCCGAAGCAGACCCGGTTTTCCACCCGCCGGATTCGGTCGGTGGCGCGGTCGAACATCCCCAGTGCGGATTTGCTGCCATTGCGCAGGATCAAAAATTCGTTGGCCAGAAAATCGGGCTGTGCCGCCACCGCTTTCGGACTGATATCGAAGGGCTCTTCGAAAAGCCGGTCGATTACGGCGCCGGGAACGGCCTCGACGGTGCGGCGTCCTTTGTAAATTTCAGCGATATCACGCACCCGGTCCGTGGTGTAGTCCTCGGCCATCAGCCCCACCGATTTGGCCTTCATGCGCAGGTTGACGTCCTTGGTTACCAGGACGACTCCCTGAAAATGGTGCTTTTCCGCAAGGTGATAGGCGGTGTTGAGAATGTGGTGATCCGGTTTGGCGCCGGAAAAACTGTCGTGCAGGTCTTGGTGAAACGCTTTTTCCAAGCAGATGGAGATCTTGCCGCGACCCGGTCCGATGGCCACCCCGCCGTTGAACAATTTTTCACCGGTCAGGGTGTCCAGGGCGCGCACAAATTCACGCGCATTGCAGTTGATAATCTCCTTTCCCCGCTTGAACCGGTCCAATTCCTCCAAAACCGTGATGGGAATCACGACATCGTGCGCTTCGAACTGATAGATGCAGGAACTGTCGTGAAGAATGACGTTGGTGTCCAGAACGAAAATCTTTGTGGTCTGCAGGGTCATGGCACCTCCCACGCTGAAAGGTTTGCGGGCGACCGCGCCGCATCGATTGGGGCGCCACCAGGTGGCCTGCCCCATCATCTTTTTTAGGCCC
The Desulfobacteraceae bacterium DNA segment above includes these coding regions:
- a CDS encoding PhoH family protein — protein: MTLQTTKIFVLDTNVILHDSSCIYQFEAHDVVIPITVLEELDRFKRGKEIINCNAREFVRALDTLTGEKLFNGGVAIGPGRGKISICLEKAFHQDLHDSFSGAKPDHHILNTAYHLAEKHHFQGVVLVTKDVNLRMKAKSVGLMAEDYTTDRVRDIAEIYKGRRTVEAVPGAVIDRLFEEPFDISPKAVAAQPDFLANEFLILRNGSKSALGMFDRATDRIRRVENRVCFGIKGRNVEQFFAMNALLNRNIPLVTLSGKAGTGKTLLALAAALENKRHYRQILIARPTVPLSNRDLGYLPGDINSKLDPYLQPLFDNLSVIQNQFPPENPRHRAVREYLDEEKIVITPLSYIRGRSIVRAFFIVDEAQNLTPHEVKTIITRAGEGTKIVFTGDIFQIDHPYLDSQTNGLSYLIEKMKGQPLYAHITLEKGERSELSELASGLL